Below is a window of Mycolicibacterium chitae DNA.
GGTCGACGACGGCCGCCAGACCCCCGAGGCCCATGTGTCGCCGGGTAGCGCGGTGGGGGTGGACCGCGGTGTCGCGGTGGCGATCGCGACCAGCGACGGGGAGCTGATCGACAGTCAGTTTGTGGCCCCTGGGGAGCGTCGCCGGGGGATAGCGTTGCAGCGCAAGTTGTCGCGGTGTGCGAAACGCTCGACCAATCGGGACAAGACTCGCGCCGCGTTGGCGGCGGTGCGGGCCCGGGAGCGGCGGCGGCGCCTGGACTTCGCCGCTCAGGTCGCGCACCGGCTCGCGGTCGCCAACGCGGTGGTGGTGCTCGAAGATCTCAAGACCAAGCAGATGACGAAATCGGCGAAAGGAACGATCGAATCGCCCGGGCGCAACGTGGCAGCCAAGTCCGGGCTCAACCGCGCCATCTTGTCCAAAGGGTGGCATCAGTTCGCGTTGGCATTGTCCTCGGCGGCCCGCTACACCGGGACCGCCGTGGAAAAGGTGCCGGCGGCCTACACATCGCAACGCTGCTCAGCGTGTGGGCATGTGGACCCGAGATCCCGTGAGAGCCAAGCGGTATTCCGGTGCACCCGCTGCACGCATTGTGAGCACGCGGATGTAAACGCAGCGAAGAACATTCTGGCCGCAGGGCTTGCGGTCACCGCCTGTGAAGACCAACCGAGGCCCGCGGGCCGAGCGCGGTCACCGAAGCAGGAACCAGCAGGAAACCGCGAGGAATTACTGCTCCAACCCACCACTGCTGCACCCGC
It encodes the following:
- a CDS encoding RNA-guided endonuclease InsQ/TnpB family protein gives rise to the protein MLTGRRFRVEFTDEQVEYAERIGAACRAVWNTGLEQRREYRRRGAWMNYQSQAKELAEAKTEHSWLKAVPGHCLQQTLMDLDRACRERGTFRVRWRSGRRWSPSFRFPEGNKMAVEKLNRRHGRIKLPKLGWVKFRAGRSLDGETLRSATLSREGRHWFLSVLVDDGRQTPEAHVSPGSAVGVDRGVAVAIATSDGELIDSQFVAPGERRRGIALQRKLSRCAKRSTNRDKTRAALAAVRARERRRRLDFAAQVAHRLAVANAVVVLEDLKTKQMTKSAKGTIESPGRNVAAKSGLNRAILSKGWHQFALALSSAARYTGTAVEKVPAAYTSQRCSACGHVDPRSRESQAVFRCTRCTHCEHADVNAAKNILAAGLAVTACEDQPRPAGRARSPKQEPAGNREELLLQPTTAAPAA